One part of the Malus sylvestris chromosome 2, drMalSylv7.2, whole genome shotgun sequence genome encodes these proteins:
- the LOC126606305 gene encoding pre-mRNA cleavage factor Im 25 kDa subunit 1-like yields the protein MGEERGSLHVSDSNGLDHRDNDDQSRTLDIYPLSSYYFASKEAIPVKVEAPADRLHRLKSNYAAYGSRTCVEAVILVELFKHPHVLLLQIRNCIFKLPGGRLRPGESEIDGLKRKLSRKLCINADGDGIPWEVGECLGAWWRHDFESLLCLDLPSRVESPKECTKLYVVQLPDCRRFIAPKNQKLLAIPLCQIAKNNETYGPIISGVPEMLSKFTINIVED from the exons ATGGGGGAAGAAAGGGGTTCCTTACACGTGTCAGACAGCAACGGTCTTGATCATCGTGACAACGATGATCAGAGCCGTACGCTGGACATATACCCTCTCAGCAGCTACTACTTCGCTTCCAAGGAAGCCATTCCTGTCAAGGTCGAAGCTCCGGCCGATCGTCTTCACAGATTAAAGTCCAA TTATGCTGCTTATGGATCGAGGACTTGTGTGGAAGCAGTTATTCTG GTTGAGTTGTTCAAACATCCTCATGTGCTGCTCTTGCAAATAAGAAACTGCATTTTTAAGCTGCCCGGGGGCCGCTTAAGACCCGGCGAATCAG AGATCGACGGATTGAAACGTAAGCTGTCGAGGAAGCTATGTATCAATGCTGATGGTGATGGGATTCCTTGGGAG GTTGGGGAATGTCTTGGGGCATGGTGGAGGCACGACTTCGAATCATTGCTCTGCCTGGACTTGCCAAGTAGAGTTGAAAGCCCAAAG GAGTGCACAAAACTCTACGTTGTGCAGTTACCAGATTGTCGGAGGTTCATTGCGCCAAAAAACCAAAAGCTGCTTGCTATTCCCTTGTGCCAGATCGCCAAAAACAACGAG acgtatGGACCGATAATATCAGGTGTTCCAGAGATGCTATCGAAGTTTACCATCAACATTGTAGAAGATTAA
- the LOC126606260 gene encoding probable protein phosphatase 2C 6: MEDLAQAVAVPYRLGSLIHEDSAVKSQMEITGLKLIANASPLFFNSPHDENRGAEVVNRGSQEYSKKMCGTSCSQKVFDLDRVPLWGSTSIIGRRPEMEDDVAVVPQFSQVPVQMLMDDSVLNGMNQDPNDLTAHFFGVYDGHGGCQVANYCSERLHSALAEELEIAKTGFRGRSNGEEGWQERWKEAFSNSFFKVDAEIGGAPRGTSESKPVASSGGAPGGLLQPIAPETAGSTAVVTVICPTHIIVANCGDSRAVLCRGKVSVPLSVDHKPDREDEYARIEAAGGRVIQWNGSRVFGVLATSRSIGDQYLKPWIIPDPEVVFVSREKEDECLILASDGLWDFITNQEACDIARRRILLWHKKYGDTMSTERGEGADPAAQSAAEYLSRLAMQKGSKDNITVIVVDLKPTRKFKKKP; this comes from the exons ATGGAGGATTTAGCTCAGGCAGTTGCTGTTCCATATAGGCTAGGTAGTTTGATCCATGAGGATTCAGCAGTAAAATCCCAGATGGAAATTACTGGCCTCAAGCTAATAGCAAACGCGTCACCTTTGTTCTTCAATAGTCCTCATGACGAAAACCGGGGAGCGGAAGTCGTGAATCGGGGAAGTCAGGAATATAGTAAGAAAATGTGCGGAACAAGCTGCAGTCAGAAAGTTTTCGATTTGGATCGCGTACCCCTTTGGGGTTCCACGTCTATCATTGGAAGGAGACCGGAGATGGAAGATGACGTTGCAGTTGTGCCGCAATTCTCGCAGGTTCCGGTTCAAATGCTAATGGATGACAGTGTCTTGAATGGCATGAATCAAGACCCAAATGACTTAACCGCCCATTTTTTTGGAGTTTATGATGGACATGGAGGTTGCCAG GTTGCTAATTATTGTAGCGAACGCCTGCACTCTGCACTGGCCGAAGAGCTAGAAATTGCGAAAACAGGCTTCCGAGGCAGAAGCAATGGGGAGGAGGGTTGGCAGGAGAGGTGGAAGGAGGCCTTCTCGAATAGTTTCTTTAAAGTGGATGCTGAGATTGGAGGAGCTCCAAGAGGCACGTCTGAGAGCAAACCTGTTGCTTCTTCTGGGGGAGCTCCAGGAGGCCTTCTCCAACCTATAGCTCCTGAAACCGCCGGATCAACTGCTGTAGTCACCGTAATTTGTCCAACGCATATTATCGTAGCAAACTGTGGCGACTCGAGAGCAGTATTGTGTAGAGGGAAAGTTTCTGTACCTTTGTCAGTAGACCACAAG CCAGATAGAGAAGATGAATATGCAAGGATAGAGGCTGCAGGAGGCAGGGTCATACAGTGGAATGGTTCACGTGTTTTCGGTGTTCTTGCAACGTCAAGATCCATTG GGGACCAATATTTGAAACCGTGGATTATACCGGATCCAGAAGTAGTGTTTGTTTCTCGAGAAAAGGAAGACGAGTGCTTAATTCTAGCCAGCGACGGGTTGTGGGATTTCATCACAAACCAGGAGGCCTGCGACATTGCACGAAGGCGGATCCTTCTGTGGCACAAGAAGTACGGTGATACCATGTCAACGGAACGGGGCGAGGGAGCTGATCCTGCTGCTCAATCTGCAGCAGAGTATCTCTCAAGGCTTGCCATGCAGAAGGGGAGCAAGGACAACATCACTGTTATAGTAGTAGACTTGAAACCCACAAGGAAGTTTaagaaaaaaccctaa
- the LOC126606297 gene encoding pentatricopeptide repeat-containing protein At1g09190, which translates to MSRACREAERRVLRLLHGHKTRTHLRQIHAHLLRHGLGQVNQVLAHFVSVCWSLNKMSYASRIFNQTHNPNILFFNSMVKGFSLCKPFEQSLYIFSLMKYQSIRPDEYTYAPLLKSCSNICDYRLGQCVHGQILRVGFEWFSSIRIGVIELYVTCGRMGDAEKVFDALSQRDIIVWNLMVRGFCKTGDVDKGLCLFKQMGERNVVSWNSMISCLAHSGRDSEVLELFRGMLDQSFEPDEATVVSVLPACAHLGAVDVGKWIHSYTDSKGLLQEVVSVGNSLINFYCKCGDLDAACSVFDQMRRKNVVSWNTLISGYAFNGNGELGIGLFEEMISKGERPNDATFVGVLTCCAHAGLVEKGKDLFASMIETHQIEPKLEHYGCMVDVLGRSGRVREAHDLIKSMPTKPNAALWGALLGACSTHGEVELAELAAKELINLEPWNSGNYVLLSNIYAEEGRWDEVEKVRDLMRANCIIKAPGQSAIG; encoded by the coding sequence ATGAGCAGAGCATGCCGTGAGGCGGAGCGGCGAGTCCTCCGCCTCCTCCATGGCCACAAAACCCGAACCCATCTCCGCCAGATCCACGCCCACCTCCTCCGCCATGGCCTTGGCCAAGTCAATCAAGTCCTCGCCCACTTCGTCTCCGTTTGTTGGTCACTCAACAAAATGAGCTACGCAAGTCGCATTTTCAATCAAACCCACAACCCCAACATCCTCTTCTTTAATTCCATGGTCAAAGGATTCTCACTCTGCAAACCCTTCGAACAATCCCTATACATCTTCTCTCTCATGAAATACCAGAGCATCCGCCCCGACGAGTACACTTACGCGCCGTTGCTCAAGTCATGCTCGAACATTTGCGATTACAGACTAGGCCAGTGCGTCCATGGACAGATTCTAAGAGTTGGGTTTGAATGGTTTAGTTCGATTAGGATTGGAGTTATTGAGCTTTATGTAACTTGTGGGAGAATGGGGGATGCTGAGAAGGTGTTTGATGCTTTGTCTCAGAGAGATATCATCGTTTGGAATTTGATGGTTCGTGGGTTTTGCAAGACAGGTGATGTCGATAAGGGATTGTGTTTGTTTAAGCAGATGGGTGAACGGAATGTTGTTTCTTGGAACTCGATGATTTCGTGCTTAGCGCATAGTGGGCGAGATAGTGAGGTTTTGGAACTTTTTCGTGGGATGCTTGATCAGAGTTTTGAACCAGATGAAGCGACTGTGGTTTCGGTTTTGCCTGCGTGTGCTCATTTGGGAGCTGTTGATGTTGGGAAATGGATACACTCTTATACGGATTCTAAAGGACTTCTGCAAGAAGTTGTATCTGTAGGGAATTCACTTATAAACTTTTATTGTAAATGTGGAGACTTGGATGCTGCTTGTAGTGTTTTCGACCAAATGCGTCGCAAAAACGTTGTTTCCTGGAACACACTGATTTCGGGATATGCTTTTAATGGGAATGGTGAACTTGGGATCGGCTTGTTCGAGGAGATGATAAGCAAGGGCGAGAGACCTAATGATGcaacatttgttggggttttgaCATGTTGTGCTCATGCAGGCTTGGTGGAAAAGGGAAAGGATTTGTTTGCTTCAATGATTGAGACTCACCAAATTGAGCCGAAACTAGAGCATTATGGATGCATGGTTGATGTTCTGGGGCGAAGCGGACGGGTGAGGGAGGCTCATGACCTGATTAAGAGTATGCCTACGAAACCGAATGCTGCTTTATGGGGTGCACTACTAGGTGCTTGCTCTACTCACGGTGAAGTAGAGCTCGCGGAACTCGCAGCTAAAGAGCTTATCAATCTCGAACCATGGAATTCGGGTAATTATGTGTTGCTGTCAAATATTTATGCAGAAGAAGGCAGGTGGGACGAAGTTGAGAAAGTTAGAGATTTGATGAGGGCAAACTGCATCATAAAAGCACCAGGGCAGAGTGCAATTGGGTAG
- the LOC126606276 gene encoding mitogen-activated protein kinase kinase 2-like → MKTGTLGPNLKLTLPPPDEVFISKFLTQSGTFKDGDLLVNKQGVRIVSHREVEFPPPIQASDNQMILADLDAIKVIGKGTGGVVQLVQHKWTRQFFALKVIQMNIEESIRRQIVQELKINQSSQCPNIVVCYQSFYDNGTISIILEYMDGGSLANLLKKVKTIPEFYLAAICKQVLQGLCYLHHKKHIIHRDFKPSNLLINHRGEVKITDFGVSAIKASTSEQANTFIGTYNYMSPERIACRNYSYKSDIWSLGLVLLECATGQFPYVPPDQSEAWCNFFELMSAIVDEPAPCAPSDQFSPEFCSFISACVQKDPKDRPSAQDLLRHPFINMYDDLHIDLSSYFTEAGSPLATF, encoded by the exons ATGAAGACAGGAACCTTAGGACCCAACCTCAAGCTCACTCTCCCTCCTCCTGATGAAGTTTTCATCTCTAAGTTCtt GACTCAAAGCGGCACGTTTAAGGATGGCGATCTCCTGGTTAATAAACAAGGGGTTCGGATCGTTTCTCATAGAGAAGTTGAATTT CCGCCACCTATTCAAGCATCGGACAACCAGATGATTTTAGCCGACCTCGACGCGATTAAAGTTATTGGCAAGGGAACTGGTGGGGTTGTGCAATTGGTTCAGCACAAATGGACTCGCCAGTTTTTTGCATTGAAG GTAATTCAGATGAACATTGAAGAGTCTATCCGCAGGCAGATTGTAcaggaattgaaaattaatcaatCATCACAATGTCCAAACATTGTTGTATGTTACCAGTCCTTCTACGATAATGGTACCATTTCAATCATCCTAGAGTACATGGATGGTGGGTCTTTGGCAAATCTTCTGAAGAAGGTCAAAACGATTCCAGAGTTTTATCTTGCTGCCATTTGTAAGCAG GTGCTGCAGGGTTTGTGCTATCTTCATCATAAAAAGCACATCATCCATCGGGACTTTAAACCTTCCAATTTGTTAATCAATCATAGAGGAGAAGTTAAGATAACGGACTTTGGTGTGAGTGCAATAAAGGCAAGCACGTCCGAACAGGCAAATACTTTCATTGGCACATACAACTATATGTCG CCAGAGAGAATCGCTTGTCGCAATTATAGCTACAAAAGTGACATTTGGAGCCTGGGGTTAGTACTGCTGGAGTGTGCAACAGGTCAATTCCCATATGTACCACCAGATCAAAGTGAAGCATGGTGTAACTTTTTTGAACTTATGAGTGCCATCGTTGATGAACCAGCACCTTGTGCCCCTTCCGATCAATTTTCTCCAGAGTTCTGCTCATTTATTTCTGCATG TGTACAGAAAGATCCGAAGGATAGACCATCAGCTCAAGATCTCCTG AGACATCCTTTCATCAACATGTACGATGACTTGCATATTGACCTTTCCTCTTACTTCACCGAAGCAGGATCTCCCCTTGCAACATTTTAA